A genomic segment from Methanobrevibacter millerae encodes:
- a CDS encoding TraB/GumN family protein — translation MRRECLTIIGTAHVSAESVEEVKDKIYEIQPDRVAIELDFARYTKLKKSMMGIEEDDSISVTKIIKENKVSLFLVTTVLSYFQSKIGAEVDVAPGSEMVGAIEAAEDLGIPLALIDRNINTTLERALNRMSFLDKIKFLYGILTSDMEDEEIDIEDLKNPDNLDDLLDMFKDEAPEIYEVLVHERDAYLAGSLLRIPEDRVIAVVGAGHQPGINRYLDNPETIPPLEELNKIEDSKGIPWTKVFLALIPILFVVIFFLAFFSGINITYDIYQFIVISMLMGFLGSILSGSKIQSAIVGGVVAPLTIIHPLLAAGWFSGLTEAKYRKVRQRDIKNLAHVEGFRDLWNNNIFRILLVVIGTNLAVSIATLVILPSQVFIPLFMKIFGG, via the coding sequence ATGAGACGAGAATGTTTAACAATCATAGGTACTGCCCACGTTTCTGCTGAAAGTGTAGAAGAGGTCAAGGACAAGATTTATGAGATACAGCCTGACCGTGTAGCAATTGAGCTTGATTTTGCAAGATATACGAAACTTAAGAAGTCCATGATGGGAATTGAAGAGGATGACTCAATTTCCGTTACCAAAATCATAAAGGAAAACAAGGTCAGCTTATTTTTGGTTACAACAGTCTTAAGCTATTTCCAGTCCAAAATCGGAGCTGAAGTTGACGTTGCCCCTGGTTCTGAAATGGTTGGTGCAATCGAGGCTGCGGAAGATTTGGGAATTCCCCTTGCCCTTATTGACAGAAACATCAATACGACCCTCGAACGTGCACTGAACAGGATGTCCTTTTTGGATAAAATCAAGTTCCTCTACGGAATCCTGACTTCAGACATGGAAGATGAGGAAATTGACATCGAGGATTTGAAAAACCCAGACAATCTGGATGACCTGCTTGACATGTTCAAGGACGAGGCTCCCGAAATATACGAAGTTTTAGTCCATGAAAGGGACGCATATCTTGCGGGAAGCCTTCTTAGAATCCCTGAAGACAGAGTAATTGCAGTAGTCGGCGCAGGCCACCAGCCGGGAATCAACAGATACCTTGACAATCCCGAAACGATTCCGCCTCTCGAAGAGCTCAATAAAATCGAGGACAGCAAGGGAATACCATGGACAAAAGTATTCCTGGCTTTAATCCCAATCCTTTTCGTTGTGATATTTTTTCTGGCTTTTTTTAGCGGGATAAACATTACCTATGACATATACCAGTTCATCGTTATCAGCATGCTCATGGGATTTTTAGGATCAATCTTGTCCGGTTCCAAAATCCAGTCAGCTATCGTTGGAGGAGTGGTTGCACCGCTGACCATAATTCATCCTTTGCTTGCGGCAGGATGGTTTTCAGGCCTCACCGAAGCCAAATACAGAAAGGTTAGGCAAAGGGACATCAAGAACCTTGCGCATGTCGAAGGCTTCAGGGATTTGTGGAACAATAACATTTTCAGAATATTGCTGGTGGTTATCGGAACAAACCTTGCAGTAAGTATCGCAACATTAGTAATACTTCCTTCACAGGTATTTATACCACTATTCATGAAGATATTCGGAGGATAG